Proteins encoded by one window of uncultured Ilyobacter sp.:
- the fabK gene encoding enoyl-[acyl-carrier-protein] reductase FabK, translating into MIKNSVCELLNIEYPIFQGAMAWIADGHLAGHVSKAGGLGIIAGGGMPAEILREEIKIVKSITGKPFAVNLMLMMEEVAAQVEVCIEEGVPVVTTGAGNPAPYMAKLKAAGIKVVPVVPSVALAKRMEKIGADALIAEGTEAGGHIGQLTTMTLVPQVVDAVNIPVIAAGGIASGRQFMAALALGANAVQVGTRFIVAHECNVHDNYKNVILKAKDRSTVATGNHTGHPVRVINNKLAKDLIQLEKEGAPAEKLEEMGKGSLRLAVKDGDVVNGSVMAGQVASMICEKQSCQDIILDLMEDLKNKITHFKGNY; encoded by the coding sequence ATGATTAAAAATAGTGTTTGCGAACTTCTCAATATAGAGTATCCGATATTTCAGGGGGCCATGGCTTGGATTGCCGATGGTCACCTGGCAGGTCATGTATCTAAAGCGGGGGGACTAGGGATAATAGCAGGCGGAGGAATGCCTGCTGAAATTCTAAGAGAAGAGATCAAAATAGTAAAATCAATCACCGGCAAACCCTTTGCAGTAAACCTTATGCTGATGATGGAAGAGGTCGCTGCCCAAGTAGAGGTCTGTATAGAGGAGGGGGTTCCTGTAGTGACAACAGGTGCAGGTAATCCAGCTCCTTATATGGCAAAATTAAAAGCTGCAGGGATAAAAGTGGTACCTGTGGTTCCTTCTGTAGCCCTTGCAAAAAGAATGGAAAAAATAGGTGCAGATGCCTTAATTGCAGAAGGTACAGAAGCTGGAGGACATATCGGTCAGCTGACTACTATGACACTGGTTCCTCAAGTAGTAGACGCTGTAAATATACCTGTAATAGCTGCTGGAGGAATAGCCAGTGGAAGGCAATTTATGGCTGCCTTGGCGTTAGGAGCAAATGCTGTGCAAGTTGGGACAAGGTTTATAGTAGCTCACGAGTGTAATGTCCATGACAATTATAAAAATGTTATTTTAAAAGCAAAAGATAGGTCAACTGTTGCAACAGGAAACCATACAGGACATCCAGTGAGAGTAATAAATAACAAACTTGCAAAGGATCTAATCCAACTTGAAAAGGAAGGTGCTCCTGCTGAAAAGCTTGAAGAGATGGGTAAAGGAAGTCTGAGATTGGCCGTTAAGGACGGAGACGTAGTAAATGGTAGTGTTATGGCCGGTCAGGTAGCATCTATGATCTGTGAAAAGCAAAGCTGTCAAGATATTATTTTGGACTTGATGGAGGATTTAAAGAATAAAATTACTCATTTTAAAGGAAATTATTAA
- a CDS encoding SAM-dependent methyltransferase, whose amino-acid sequence MDKLKKLLEKISSEGSMISATLSNKKKGSDVDFNKVSIKPFLSKEKQQYQFSYIFDKNTTHRNMSSEEAVEEILGLLEAYFKQGIIFASEGDYQLLLNKKNQVKIIKNKPTKTQEKNLTHNRKKNYLIEEGKPCNFLYKLGVMDAEGKVYKNKYDKFRQINKYLEIIEDSIKNLDTKRKLKIVDFGSGKAYLTFALYWYLREKLGIEVEIIGLDLKVDVINYCNKVSEELGYENLNFKIGDIKGFEDYNDIDIVITLHACDTATDDALIKAVDWNTKLLLLVPCCQHELFRQLSNEVMSPILKHGILKERLSSMITDSIRGNILEILGYSVEIFEFIDTEHTPKNIVIRAINKNSPSKKSKSEYYEFKKMWNIDPYLEKCLKDKIDLV is encoded by the coding sequence ATGGATAAATTAAAAAAATTACTAGAGAAAATAAGTTCAGAGGGGTCGATGATATCGGCTACACTGAGTAATAAAAAAAAGGGATCTGACGTGGATTTCAATAAGGTATCGATAAAGCCTTTTTTATCAAAAGAAAAACAACAGTATCAGTTTTCTTATATTTTTGATAAAAATACTACTCATAGAAATATGAGCTCTGAAGAGGCAGTGGAAGAGATTTTAGGGCTCCTTGAGGCTTACTTTAAACAGGGGATAATCTTTGCGTCAGAGGGAGATTATCAGCTTCTGCTAAACAAGAAAAATCAGGTGAAAATCATTAAAAATAAACCCACTAAAACTCAGGAAAAAAATCTTACACACAACAGAAAGAAAAATTATTTGATAGAGGAAGGTAAACCTTGTAATTTCCTATATAAACTTGGAGTTATGGATGCTGAAGGTAAGGTCTATAAAAATAAATATGATAAATTTAGGCAGATAAATAAATATCTGGAAATTATAGAGGACTCTATAAAAAATCTAGATACCAAAAGAAAGCTTAAGATAGTTGATTTTGGATCGGGGAAGGCATACCTTACATTTGCCTTATACTGGTATCTCAGAGAGAAACTGGGTATAGAGGTTGAGATAATAGGCCTTGATCTAAAGGTTGATGTCATAAACTATTGTAACAAAGTTTCAGAAGAATTGGGTTATGAAAATCTTAATTTTAAAATAGGTGATATAAAAGGTTTTGAAGATTATAATGATATAGATATAGTAATAACCCTTCATGCTTGTGACACTGCCACAGATGATGCTCTTATAAAGGCTGTTGACTGGAACACAAAACTTCTTTTGCTAGTTCCTTGCTGTCAGCATGAACTCTTCAGGCAGCTTAGTAATGAAGTGATGTCCCCTATACTGAAACATGGAATTCTTAAAGAGAGACTATCCTCAATGATAACTGACTCTATAAGAGGTAATATCTTAGAAATACTAGGTTATTCTGTTGAGATTTTTGAGTTTATAGATACTGAGCACACTCCCAAAAACATAGTCATAAGAGCTATAAATAAAAATTCTCCAAGCAAGAAATCGAAATCAGAGTATTATGAATTTAAAAAGATGTGGAATATAGATCCCTATTTGGAAAAATGTTTAAAGGATAAAATTGATCTGGTTTAA
- a CDS encoding SMC family ATPase: MRPIKLEIQGLQSFNEKQTIDFETLTEHGLFGIFGETGSGKSTILDALTLALYGNVVRIKDTKEDKLIHLLNINSEKIMVAYEFFIGEERYYVERTFPKMKNKNELGQSKASFMVNGEIKADKVGDVNSCIGEIIGLSMDDFTRSVVLPQGKFSEFLKLTGKEKRNMLERVFGLEEYGRKLMTKLSGEKNSKEKEVAALDNIILGKGDVSLEELQEKKEEFDKLQESKKELVEKLEIFMKEYSDKEEVYKLLLEKTGLLDEKNSLDSHKERAENTEKKIKKGEKSAQVMDFFNKFYQCEEDISEYKKKAELLGKELLEKSNEKENLLDTLEKLQVSEKKLMERDQNIDLDPEEYDAVSNGVHIGKSFLELDSELTHLGEKISEEKTNLMTLQKNGKENIKNLEEIQKKLENLEVEDSDVLESIRKKIETLNIERKEVEFLEEDVKSLEKNLSEAEKEKVALEKTLLSKDEDLKKACESKDGEIAQRLAKNLKEGEPCPVCGSKNHPHIAENFYGNADDSLIEAIEADKKSTEKKLYRINLEKISSDLENKKIQLKGRNTSDMDSEIEKMKKEFEKIDIKNQKIAIKKEKLTSLKNKLSTDKILLAEKKENCQRFLKNHKESEKDKNNKKNLIKKQLEETVPAYMSDDLLIEELERCLSEMKEIKKEQQDIKKELTELRSDMRDKSKLQDKLNEVIGNIKNSLSEINGSLKEKESQAKLYSKEAKEKMESFGFISKNEVEESFIAEDEMNNLKNWIKEYKDKYEKNKISLDNLDGKINGRVITKSQWETLQEEKIELENLKKELDSRILLLEKNLTDMEKLLKEVGGLKNKLAIKKKELDLLEDLSKLFQGNAFVEYLAVSRLKGIVSNAALRLSRITNGKYSLTIDDSANFLVVDNFNGGAKRRSSTLSGGETFLVSLSLALALSNQIQLKGKSQLEFFFLDEGFGTLDSSLLDRVITSLETLKNQEKLKVGIITHVEDIKERVPRKLEVYAAVPGERGTMIEMV, encoded by the coding sequence ATGAGACCTATAAAACTTGAAATCCAAGGGCTTCAGAGTTTTAACGAGAAACAGACTATAGATTTTGAGACCCTTACTGAGCACGGACTCTTTGGAATATTCGGAGAGACAGGAAGCGGTAAGTCGACTATACTTGACGCATTGACCCTGGCTCTTTATGGAAATGTTGTCAGGATAAAGGATACGAAGGAGGATAAGCTCATTCACCTTCTGAATATAAATTCTGAAAAAATAATGGTAGCTTATGAGTTTTTTATAGGAGAGGAGAGATATTATGTAGAGAGAACCTTTCCAAAGATGAAAAATAAAAATGAACTTGGACAGTCTAAGGCGAGTTTTATGGTAAACGGCGAGATAAAGGCTGACAAGGTAGGAGATGTAAACAGCTGTATAGGGGAGATAATAGGTCTCTCTATGGACGATTTTACAAGATCTGTGGTACTTCCTCAGGGAAAATTCAGCGAGTTTTTAAAACTCACAGGCAAAGAGAAGAGAAATATGCTAGAAAGGGTCTTTGGTCTCGAGGAGTACGGCAGAAAACTCATGACTAAACTTTCTGGAGAGAAAAACTCCAAGGAAAAGGAAGTGGCTGCACTAGATAATATTATTTTGGGAAAGGGAGACGTCAGCCTTGAAGAACTCCAAGAGAAAAAAGAAGAGTTTGATAAACTTCAAGAGTCAAAAAAAGAGCTTGTAGAAAAGTTGGAAATTTTTATGAAAGAGTATTCTGATAAAGAGGAAGTTTATAAACTTCTTCTTGAAAAAACTGGACTTTTAGATGAAAAAAACTCTTTGGATTCTCATAAAGAAAGGGCAGAAAATACGGAGAAAAAAATAAAAAAAGGTGAAAAATCAGCTCAGGTGATGGATTTTTTTAATAAGTTTTATCAGTGTGAAGAGGATATAAGTGAATACAAGAAGAAGGCTGAACTATTGGGAAAAGAGCTTTTAGAAAAATCAAATGAAAAAGAAAATCTTTTAGATACTTTAGAAAAACTCCAAGTTTCTGAAAAAAAACTGATGGAAAGAGATCAAAATATAGATTTAGATCCCGAGGAGTATGATGCTGTAAGTAACGGAGTTCATATTGGAAAAAGTTTTTTAGAACTAGACAGTGAATTAACTCATCTTGGTGAAAAGATCTCGGAAGAAAAAACCAATCTTATGACTCTCCAAAAGAATGGAAAAGAAAATATAAAAAATCTAGAGGAGATTCAGAAAAAGTTAGAAAACTTGGAAGTTGAAGACAGTGATGTTCTTGAAAGTATCCGAAAGAAAATTGAGACCCTTAATATTGAGAGAAAAGAGGTTGAGTTTTTAGAGGAAGATGTAAAATCACTGGAAAAGAATCTGTCAGAGGCCGAAAAGGAAAAGGTTGCCTTAGAAAAAACTCTTTTATCAAAAGATGAAGATCTAAAAAAAGCCTGTGAATCTAAAGATGGTGAGATTGCACAGAGACTAGCAAAAAACCTAAAAGAGGGAGAACCCTGCCCAGTGTGTGGCTCTAAAAATCACCCTCATATAGCAGAAAATTTTTACGGAAATGCAGATGACAGTCTCATAGAGGCTATAGAAGCAGATAAAAAATCTACTGAAAAAAAATTGTACAGAATAAACTTAGAAAAAATATCTTCTGATCTTGAAAACAAAAAAATTCAGCTAAAGGGAAGAAACACATCAGATATGGATTCTGAAATTGAAAAAATGAAAAAAGAGTTTGAAAAGATAGATATTAAAAACCAGAAGATAGCTATAAAAAAAGAAAAACTCACAAGCTTAAAAAACAAACTTTCCACAGATAAAATACTTTTGGCTGAGAAAAAGGAAAATTGTCAAAGGTTTCTGAAAAACCATAAAGAATCAGAGAAGGATAAAAACAATAAGAAAAATCTCATAAAAAAACAATTAGAGGAGACAGTTCCTGCATATATGTCTGATGACCTGCTTATAGAGGAGCTTGAAAGATGCCTTTCTGAAATGAAAGAAATAAAAAAAGAACAGCAAGATATAAAAAAAGAACTCACAGAGCTAAGATCAGATATGAGAGATAAAAGTAAACTTCAGGATAAATTGAATGAAGTTATTGGCAATATAAAGAACAGTCTGTCAGAAATAAATGGTTCTCTTAAAGAAAAAGAATCTCAGGCGAAACTTTACAGCAAAGAAGCAAAGGAGAAGATGGAGAGTTTTGGATTTATATCTAAAAATGAGGTTGAGGAATCCTTTATTGCAGAAGATGAGATGAATAATCTTAAAAACTGGATTAAAGAGTATAAGGATAAATATGAAAAAAATAAAATCTCCTTAGATAACCTCGACGGCAAAATTAACGGCAGAGTGATTACAAAATCACAATGGGAGACCTTGCAAGAGGAGAAAATCGAGCTTGAAAATCTAAAAAAAGAGCTGGACAGTAGAATCCTTCTCCTCGAAAAGAATCTGACGGATATGGAAAAACTTTTAAAAGAGGTGGGGGGGTTAAAAAATAAGTTAGCTATCAAGAAAAAAGAGCTCGATCTTTTAGAGGATCTGTCAAAACTTTTTCAGGGAAATGCCTTTGTAGAGTACCTTGCCGTGAGCAGACTTAAGGGAATAGTTTCAAATGCAGCCTTAAGGCTTTCTAGAATAACAAATGGTAAATACAGTCTTACAATAGATGACTCGGCAAACTTTCTTGTAGTAGATAACTTCAACGGAGGAGCAAAAAGGAGGAGTTCCACACTGTCTGGAGGAGAAACCTTCCTCGTATCTCTTTCACTAGCTCTGGCCCTTTCCAATCAGATACAGCTCAAAGGAAAATCTCAGCTCGAATTTTTCTTTCTTGACGAGGGCTTTGGAACCTTGGATTCCTCCCTTCTTGACAGGGTCATAACCTCCCTTGAAACCCTTAAAAATCAGGAAAAGCTAAAGGTCGGAATAATAACCCATGTAGAGGATATAAAGGAGCGTGTGCCTAGAAAGCTAGAGGTTTATGCAGCTGTACCAGGAGAGAGAGGGACTATGATTGAAATGGTATAG
- the sbcD gene encoding exonuclease subunit SbcD: MKILHTSDWHLGKKLEGYSRISEQEKFMENLVRIAEGEEVDMVLVAGDIYDVPNPPSDAERLFYRSVKKLSDGGKRPVVIIPGNHDSAERLAASNPLSREMGIIIFEKPFEKKETGIYGEYKVVSSVKGGIEIDISGKRVYIYALPYPGEKSLGEKFTGSGESKEQISYSKRIGKILQEGINEKPRGIPGIIMTHIFLTGSSGDGDERSIELGGSMAVNLRDLPDADYIALGHIHRAMCFEKKRAVYSGSPIEYRVSENRYPKKVYTAVLNGELNTEIKSIEVENYKPIKRYCIEGIEKAIEKSESLQGEEEWIYLEIDTDRPLDSSEVRAIKANKNVIEIIPKVRWEDSNSFEINEYTPENITKAFTNFYKKNRNSEPSKEIMEVFMRITGEVE; this comes from the coding sequence ATGAAAATTTTACATACATCAGACTGGCATCTTGGGAAGAAACTTGAAGGTTACAGCAGAATATCTGAGCAGGAAAAATTTATGGAAAATCTTGTGAGAATAGCAGAAGGGGAAGAGGTGGATATGGTGCTGGTAGCCGGGGATATTTACGATGTCCCAAATCCACCTAGTGATGCAGAAAGACTCTTTTACAGAAGCGTAAAAAAGCTGTCTGATGGTGGGAAAAGACCTGTCGTGATAATACCGGGGAATCATGACAGTGCAGAGCGTCTTGCGGCTAGCAATCCCTTATCTAGAGAGATGGGGATAATTATATTTGAGAAGCCATTTGAGAAAAAAGAGACTGGAATCTACGGGGAATATAAGGTGGTTTCTTCTGTAAAGGGGGGAATAGAGATAGATATCTCTGGTAAGAGAGTGTATATCTATGCCCTTCCTTATCCTGGAGAAAAGTCTTTGGGAGAAAAATTCACAGGATCAGGGGAATCTAAGGAGCAGATCAGCTACAGCAAAAGAATCGGAAAGATACTGCAAGAGGGGATAAATGAAAAACCTAGGGGGATTCCCGGGATAATAATGACACACATATTTCTCACAGGTTCCTCTGGAGACGGTGACGAGAGATCTATAGAGCTAGGTGGTAGTATGGCTGTAAATCTGCGTGATCTACCAGATGCAGATTACATAGCCCTGGGGCATATACACAGAGCCATGTGTTTTGAGAAAAAAAGAGCGGTATACTCTGGATCTCCCATAGAGTACAGAGTCAGTGAAAACAGATACCCCAAAAAGGTATACACCGCTGTGCTAAATGGAGAGTTGAATACAGAGATAAAAAGTATAGAGGTAGAGAACTATAAGCCCATAAAGAGATATTGTATAGAGGGAATAGAAAAGGCCATTGAAAAATCAGAATCTCTTCAGGGGGAAGAGGAATGGATCTATCTTGAGATAGATACAGACAGACCCCTTGACAGCAGTGAGGTAAGGGCCATAAAGGCCAATAAAAATGTTATAGAGATAATCCCAAAAGTAAGATGGGAGGACAGCAACTCCTTTGAAATAAATGAGTATACACCTGAAAATATAACAAAAGCCTTTACGAATTTTTACAAAAAAAACAGAAACAGTGAACCTTCTAAAGAAATTATGGAAGTTTTCATGAGAATTACAGGAGAGGTGGAATAA
- a CDS encoding mechanosensitive ion channel domain-containing protein has translation MKELIIELLKRNGVGSQLSQYIGYMILICMVIIAAVVADLISKKVILIAVEKLVKKTKNRFDDIFMEKKGFRYLSQIAPAIVIYLSAGMFPLIKTGLHKLSLIYLIIITIIVLFKLMESIEEVYSGLNISKERPIKGYIQVFQMIATIIGGIMIISNLMNKSPWKLLSGIGAVTAIVLLIFKDSILGFVAGIQLAANNMIRIGDWIEMPKYNADGDVIEINLTTVKVCNFDKTITTIPVYAFISDSFKNWRGMSESGGRRIKRPIYIDASTIKICTNEMIEKYKKISYISEYVEEKSLEVDEYNKNKNIDISQTVNGRRLTNIGTFRHYVLSYLKNNPEINQNMTLLVRQLEITPQGLPIEIYAFSKDVVWQNYEKIQSDIFDHLLAVLPEFDLKVFQNPSGNDFKNSLLGINNSGLQ, from the coding sequence ATGAAAGAACTAATAATAGAACTGCTAAAAAGAAACGGTGTGGGTTCACAACTGAGCCAGTATATCGGCTATATGATTTTAATCTGCATGGTCATAATTGCCGCAGTAGTGGCAGACCTCATTTCTAAGAAAGTCATCCTCATCGCTGTGGAAAAACTTGTGAAAAAAACAAAAAACAGATTTGACGATATATTCATGGAAAAAAAGGGGTTTCGTTATCTATCCCAGATAGCACCGGCCATAGTTATATATCTCTCTGCAGGGATGTTTCCCCTTATCAAAACCGGACTTCATAAACTATCGCTTATTTACCTTATAATAATAACGATAATCGTCTTATTCAAGCTTATGGAATCCATAGAGGAGGTCTATTCTGGCCTAAATATATCAAAGGAGAGGCCGATAAAGGGATATATCCAGGTCTTTCAGATGATAGCCACGATCATCGGGGGAATAATGATTATCTCTAACCTTATGAATAAGTCTCCATGGAAGTTATTGAGTGGTATAGGGGCTGTAACTGCCATCGTTTTACTTATTTTCAAAGACTCTATTTTAGGTTTTGTGGCTGGAATACAGCTGGCTGCCAATAATATGATCAGAATCGGCGACTGGATAGAGATGCCAAAATATAACGCCGACGGAGATGTAATAGAGATAAATTTGACAACTGTAAAGGTATGCAACTTCGACAAGACTATCACCACAATACCTGTATATGCCTTTATATCAGACTCCTTCAAGAACTGGAGGGGGATGTCTGAGTCTGGAGGTCGGAGGATAAAAAGACCCATATACATCGATGCTAGCACAATAAAAATCTGTACAAATGAGATGATTGAGAAGTATAAAAAAATTTCATATATTTCCGAATATGTAGAAGAAAAAAGTCTAGAAGTGGATGAGTACAACAAAAATAAAAATATTGATATCTCTCAGACTGTCAACGGTAGAAGATTGACAAATATAGGTACTTTCAGGCACTATGTTCTCTCATATCTCAAGAATAATCCTGAAATCAACCAGAATATGACACTTCTCGTGAGACAGCTTGAGATCACTCCCCAGGGACTGCCCATTGAAATTTACGCCTTTTCAAAGGATGTAGTTTGGCAGAACTACGAGAAAATACAGTCTGATATATTTGACCACCTTCTAGCTGTACTTCCTGAATTTGACCTAAAGGTATTTCAAAATCCATCGGGAAACGATTTCAAGAATAGCCTTCTAGGAATTAATAATTCAGGCCTTCAGTGA
- a CDS encoding diguanylate cyclase, whose product MKINKTLIISVFVGAPIIYINLKVFFENLGLDSTLYFLYILIFVIAVVMGVCVVNFFVKLNKKKKRKFFPSETDSKYIYHRGEEKIEIFEREITKRKEIKKRLKNNLIRIPNERLFDGKNILKKLDHEIIKAKTDGLPLVVIMIDFQNFKDIALPLGDHFEDDVLNKFADTIINDLRKTDYTGKTKSDEFIIILPNTTLKKGELVLSRIKNKINSAPLANEYFLTCFSASILGVHDKNMEFYDAHQIFKSINDLMHFGRVYEKTYINPKVKTAKSLKEI is encoded by the coding sequence ATGAAAATAAATAAAACACTTATTATCAGTGTGTTTGTCGGAGCACCGATTATATATATTAATTTAAAAGTTTTCTTTGAAAATCTGGGTCTAGATAGCACCCTTTACTTTTTATATATTTTGATATTTGTTATCGCAGTTGTGATGGGAGTTTGTGTGGTGAATTTTTTCGTTAAACTCAATAAAAAAAAGAAGCGTAAATTTTTTCCCAGCGAAACTGACTCAAAATATATCTATCACAGGGGAGAGGAAAAAATTGAAATATTTGAAAGAGAGATAACCAAAAGAAAAGAGATCAAAAAAAGATTAAAAAATAATCTTATCAGAATTCCCAATGAAAGATTATTTGATGGAAAAAATATTCTGAAAAAACTAGACCATGAAATTATAAAAGCCAAAACAGATGGGCTTCCTCTGGTTGTTATAATGATTGATTTCCAAAACTTCAAAGACATTGCTCTTCCCTTAGGTGACCACTTTGAGGACGATGTTCTGAATAAATTTGCCGATACGATCATAAATGATTTGAGAAAAACAGATTATACAGGAAAGACGAAATCAGATGAATTTATAATTATTTTACCAAATACCACTCTTAAAAAAGGCGAATTGGTTTTGTCTAGAATAAAAAACAAAATAAATTCCGCCCCTTTGGCCAATGAGTATTTCCTCACATGTTTCAGTGCTAGCATCCTTGGTGTACATGATAAAAATATGGAATTTTATGATGCTCATCAAATTTTTAAATCAATTAATGATCTCATGCATTTTGGAAGAGTTTATGAAAAGACCTATATAAACCCAAAAGTAAAGACTGCCAAAAGTTTAAAGGAAATCTAA
- a CDS encoding ArsB/NhaD family transporter, giving the protein MLTFKIITGIIIFILTFSMIISEKVPPSLSAIIGGGAMIILRIIDEHEALLAISRNLEILLLLMGLMMIVSIMSETGMFQYLSIKVAQKAKGDPVRIMAFLGLGTAICSAFLDNVTTVLLVAPISILLAEQLKIKSLPFLIVEIFSANIGGAATLIGDPPNLIIGSMAGFKFNDFIYNLAPLVIINLAVLIFTMVFIFKDQMEVTRVSKAKIMEMEAERVIKDKSLLIKSMAVFTLVITGFLTHTSTGLGLATISIMGAGMLILISKKSPEDIFNHIEWPTIFFLSGLFVLVDGIENIGVIERIGEHVVNITKGNLNFTAVLTLWFSSLLSPFMGAVPYTISFAKVITEISPNFVGNTNVLWWSLSLGACLGGNMTIVGAAANVVGAGIASKSGNPITFKEFFKYGSLVVLQSTILSTVYILLRY; this is encoded by the coding sequence ATGCTTACATTCAAAATTATTACAGGTATTATAATATTTATACTGACTTTTTCCATGATAATATCAGAAAAAGTTCCACCCTCACTCTCTGCTATTATCGGTGGTGGAGCTATGATAATATTGAGAATAATAGATGAACACGAGGCCCTTCTGGCAATAAGCAGAAACTTAGAGATTTTACTCCTCCTCATGGGTTTAATGATGATAGTCAGTATAATGTCTGAAACTGGAATGTTTCAGTATTTATCTATAAAAGTGGCACAAAAAGCAAAGGGTGACCCTGTGAGAATAATGGCATTCTTAGGTCTAGGTACAGCCATATGTTCAGCTTTTTTGGACAATGTCACCACAGTACTGCTGGTGGCTCCTATCTCCATACTTCTGGCAGAGCAATTAAAAATAAAGTCACTACCATTTCTTATTGTGGAGATCTTCTCTGCAAATATAGGTGGCGCGGCTACACTTATTGGAGATCCTCCCAACCTTATTATCGGGAGTATGGCTGGTTTTAAATTCAATGATTTTATATATAACCTGGCTCCTTTGGTAATAATAAACCTTGCTGTATTGATATTTACAATGGTCTTTATCTTCAAAGATCAAATGGAGGTCACCAGGGTTTCAAAGGCAAAAATAATGGAGATGGAAGCAGAGAGGGTTATAAAAGATAAATCCCTTCTCATAAAATCTATGGCTGTTTTTACACTGGTAATAACAGGTTTTCTTACTCATACATCTACAGGGCTTGGCCTTGCCACAATTTCTATAATGGGAGCAGGGATGCTGATTTTAATATCGAAAAAAAGTCCTGAAGATATTTTTAATCACATCGAGTGGCCTACAATATTTTTTCTTTCAGGGCTATTCGTCCTCGTAGATGGGATCGAAAATATCGGTGTCATAGAAAGAATCGGAGAGCACGTGGTGAATATAACCAAGGGAAATCTAAATTTTACTGCAGTATTGACGCTTTGGTTTTCCTCGCTTTTATCGCCCTTTATGGGTGCCGTACCTTATACCATATCCTTTGCCAAGGTAATCACAGAGATATCCCCAAATTTTGTTGGGAATACAAATGTACTCTGGTGGTCTCTCTCTCTAGGAGCATGTCTTGGAGGAAATATGACCATTGTAGGAGCTGCGGCCAATGTTGTAGGAGCAGGAATAGCTTCAAAAAGTGGAAATCCCATAACTTTTAAAGAATTTTTCAAATATGGATCCCTAGTGGTCCTTCAGTCTACAATACTGAGTACCGTATATATACTCCTCAGGTATTAA